A genomic segment from Comamonas terrigena NBRC 13299 encodes:
- the trpB gene encoding tryptophan synthase subunit beta, translated as MNALPAFSSMPDEQGFFGPYGGQLVPPHLKQAMDDINVAYAQITQRQDFQDELADLFADYVGRPSPIFHAKRLSAQLGGAQIHLKREDLNHTGAHKINHCLGEALLARFMGKKKVIAETGAGQHGVALATACALVGIPCEIHMGQVDIEKEHPNVTKMRILGCKLVPVTRGAATLKEAVDSAFDEYLTNPTDYLYAIGSVVGPHPFPMMVRDFQSIIGREAREQFLAKHGRLPDYVSACVGGGSNAMGMFTAFLNDAGVQLVGVEPAGEGVDQPGRHAATLSVGKPGEIHGMKCYVLENADGTPAAVHSIASGLDYPGVGPQHSYLKDLGRVQYQSVTDKECLNAFMTLSRVEGIIPALESAHAVAWAMRQAPQLGADQHILVNLSGRGDKDADYVAKALGL; from the coding sequence ATGAACGCTCTGCCCGCTTTTTCTTCCATGCCCGACGAACAGGGCTTCTTCGGTCCCTATGGCGGCCAACTGGTGCCCCCGCACCTGAAGCAGGCCATGGACGACATCAACGTCGCCTATGCGCAGATCACCCAGCGCCAGGACTTCCAGGATGAGCTGGCTGACCTGTTTGCCGACTATGTGGGCCGCCCCAGCCCCATCTTTCATGCCAAACGCCTGTCGGCCCAGTTGGGCGGCGCACAGATCCACCTCAAGCGCGAAGACCTGAACCACACCGGCGCCCACAAGATCAACCACTGCCTGGGCGAGGCACTGCTGGCCAGGTTCATGGGCAAGAAGAAAGTGATTGCCGAAACCGGAGCCGGCCAGCACGGTGTGGCCCTGGCCACGGCCTGTGCGCTGGTGGGCATTCCCTGCGAAATCCACATGGGCCAGGTCGATATCGAAAAGGAACACCCCAACGTCACCAAGATGCGCATCCTGGGCTGCAAGCTGGTGCCCGTCACGCGCGGCGCGGCCACCCTCAAGGAAGCCGTGGACAGCGCGTTCGACGAGTACCTGACCAACCCCACCGACTACCTGTACGCCATTGGCTCGGTGGTCGGGCCCCACCCCTTTCCGATGATGGTGCGCGACTTCCAGAGCATCATCGGCCGTGAAGCGCGCGAGCAGTTCCTGGCCAAGCATGGTCGCCTGCCCGACTACGTCAGCGCCTGCGTGGGCGGCGGCAGCAATGCCATGGGCATGTTCACCGCCTTCTTGAACGATGCCGGCGTGCAACTGGTGGGCGTAGAGCCTGCCGGAGAAGGGGTAGACCAGCCCGGCCGCCACGCGGCCACCCTGTCAGTGGGCAAGCCCGGCGAAATCCACGGCATGAAGTGCTATGTGCTGGAAAATGCCGACGGTACCCCTGCCGCCGTGCACAGCATCGCCTCCGGCCTGGATTACCCTGGCGTGGGCCCGCAGCACAGCTATCTGAAAGACCTGGGGCGCGTGCAGTACCAGTCGGTCACCGACAAGGAATGCCTGAACGCCTTCATGACGCTGTCGCGCGTGGAAGGCATCATTCCTGCACTGGAAAGTGCCCACGCCGTGGCCTGGGCCATGCGCCAGGCGCCGCAATTGGGCGCCGATCAGCATATCCTGGTCAATCTGTCGGGCCGCGGCGACAAGGACGCGGACTACGTGGCCAAGGCGCTGGGGCTGTAA
- a CDS encoding PepSY domain-containing protein, translated as MRFSPRISALALATAAFCTLASAKSGAEWLQLTAQSKLSLIQAIDNATRAVPGSVIEAELDKGDQAGARYELEVITPNGESVEVWVNAVTGQATPYKNDGKAKRKDLQRLESAKASLPQAIQSATTHTPGTAVSAELDNHWGTTSYQVNVLQADGVLMEVKVDAADGRVIRAKRD; from the coding sequence ATGCGCTTTTCACCTCGTATTTCCGCTCTTGCCCTTGCCACGGCGGCGTTCTGCACCCTGGCCAGCGCCAAATCGGGCGCGGAATGGCTTCAGCTCACGGCGCAATCCAAGCTCAGCCTGATCCAGGCCATCGACAACGCCACCCGCGCCGTGCCGGGCTCAGTGATCGAAGCCGAACTGGACAAAGGCGATCAGGCAGGAGCCCGTTACGAGCTGGAAGTCATCACCCCCAATGGCGAGAGCGTCGAGGTCTGGGTGAATGCCGTGACCGGCCAGGCCACCCCGTACAAGAACGACGGCAAGGCCAAACGCAAAGACCTGCAGCGCCTGGAAAGTGCCAAAGCCAGCCTGCCCCAAGCCATCCAGTCTGCCACCACACATACCCCCGGCACCGCAGTCAGTGCCGAACTGGACAACCACTGGGGCACGACCAGCTACCAGGTCAACGTGCTGCAGGCCGATGGCGTGCTGATGGAGGTCAAGGTGGATGCGGCCGACGGCCGGGTGATCCGCGCCAAGCGCGATTGA